From the Saimiri boliviensis isolate mSaiBol1 chromosome X, mSaiBol1.pri, whole genome shotgun sequence genome, one window contains:
- the LOC141582886 gene encoding syncytin-1-like: protein MLCILILLLHPRLCPVTKGGLGKPSEDIYTALFGAPCDCKGGTQTNNYATPTYTQVTDCGDKNAYLTYDTNWNGVSSPKWLCVRKPPSIPVINGRPGPCPSECTNNIKSQMHSSCYSSFSQCTQGNNTYFTAILQRTMSTSETNPVTSGLQPHGVLQAGCDGTIGKSVCWNQQAPIHVSDGGGPQDAVRELYVQKQIELVIQSQFPKLSYHPLARSKPRGPDIDAQMLDILSATHQALNISNPSLAQNCWLCLNQGTSMPLAFPVNISSFNASQNNCTPSLPFRVQPMPSQVYPCFFKGAQNNSFDIPVGVANFVNCSSSSNHSEALCPGPGQAFVCGNNLAFTALPANWTGSCVLAALLPDIDIISGDDPVPIPTFDYIAGRQKRAVTLIPLLVGLGVSTAVATGTAGLGVAVQSYTKLSHQLINDVQALSSTINDLQDQLDSLAEVVLQNRRGLDLLTAEQGGICLALQERCCFYANKSGIVRDKIKNLQEDLEQRRKALADNPFLTGLNGLLPYLLPFLGPLFAIILFFSFAPWILRRVTALIRDQLNSLLGKPIQIHYHQLATRDLEYGRL from the coding sequence atgCTCTGCATCCTCATCCTCCTACTGCACCCACGCCTCTGCCCAGTCACAAAGGGAGGACTTGGAAAGCCATCCGAAGACATTTACACTGCCCTCTTTGGAGCGCCATGTGACTGTAAAGGGGGGACTCAGACCAATAATTACGCCACCCCAACTTACACTCAGGTAACAGATTGTGGGGACAAAAATGCCTATCTTACCTATGACACCAATTGGAATGGAGTATCTTCACCTAAGTGGCTTTGTGTGCGCAAGCCCCCTAGTATACCGGTCATTAATGGCCGCCCAGGCCCGTGCCCAAGCGAGTGCACAAACAACATTAAATCCCAGATGCACTCCTCCTGCTATTCTAGTTTCTCACAGTGTACTCAAGGCAATAATACTTACTTTACTGCCATTCTACAAAGAACAATGAGCACCTCAGAAACCAATCCTGTCACCAGCGGCCTACAACCTCATGGGGTCCTCCAGGCCGGATGCGATGGCACGATTGGAAAATCGGTTTGTTGGAATCAGCAAGCCCCTATTCACGTCTCCGACGGTGGCGGACCCCAAGATGCTGTGAGAGAGctttatgtacaaaaacaaatagagcttGTTATTCAAAGCCAATTCCCTAAGTTATCCTACCACCCCCTAGCTCGCTCAAAACCAAGAGGACCTGACATTGATGCGCAAATGCTTGATATTCTGtcagccacccaccaggccctcaatatctccaaccccagcctagcccagaattgctggttatgcttaaatcaaggtacctccatgcccctagccttccctgtcaatatatctagttttaatgcctcacaaaataattgcacccccagcttaccctttagagtccagcccatgccttcccaagtatacccttgcttctttaaaggtgcacaaaacaacagctttgatATCCCGGTCGGCGTTGCCAACTTTGTAAACTGCTCCAGTAGTTCCAACCACAGTGaggccctttgccctggcccaggccaagcttttgtttgcggcaacaacctcgcctttactgctctgcctgcaaactggacagggtcatgtgtgttagccgccctcttgccagatatagacattatttctggtgatgaccctgtccctatccctacctttgactatattGCAGGGCGGCAGAAACGAGCCGTTACACTGATTCCCCTGCTAGTAGGATTGGGTGTCTCTACAGCAGTCGCTACCGGTACAGCAGGACTCGGGGTGGCTGTTCAATCTTACACAAAACTTTCCCATCAACTTATTAACGACGTCCAAGCCTTGTCTAGCACCATCAATGACTTACAGGACCAACTAGATTCCCTAGCCGAAGTAGtcctacaaaacagaagaggcttagacctactcactgcagaacagggaggtatctgtttggctctacaggaacgttgctgcttttatgccaacaagtcaggaattgtccgagataaaataaaaaatctacaagaagacCTCGAACAAAGACGCAAGGCACTTGCAGACaatcccttcctcaccggcctcaatggacttctcccttacctcctccccttccttggacccttattcgctatcatcctattcttttcctttgccccTTGGATCCTAAGACGAGTAACAGCGTTAATCAGGGATCAGCTCAATTCCCTACTGGGAAAGCCCatacaaatccactatcaccaactagcaacgcgtgatctagaatatggcagactgtag